The Canis lupus baileyi chromosome 37, mCanLup2.hap1, whole genome shotgun sequence DNA window ggctgtgtcttttgattggctGGAATTTCTTCTGTGCCAACGGCATAAGCTGCTTTACGAAACCGCCTCAGGGTATAATAGTTTAGCTTTTTGCGTTTTGCAGGTCTCGACTCCTGTTTTTTACTGCGTTGTTGCTGTGCTATCATGTCAGGTCGCGGGAAGCAGGGCGGCAAGGCTCGCGCCAAGGCCAAGACGCGCTCGTCGCGGGCCGGGCTCCAGTTCCCGGTGGGCCGCGTCCACCGCCTGCTCCGCAAGGGCAACTACGCGGAGCGGGTCGGGGCGGGCGCGCCGGTGTACCTGGCGGCCGTGCTGGAGTACCTGACGGCCGAGATCCTGGAGCTGGCGGGCAACGCGGCCCGCGACAACAAGAAGACGCGCATCATCCCGCGCCACCTGCAGCTGGCCATCCGCAACGACGAGGAGCTCAACAAGCTGCTGGGCCGCGTGACCATCGCGCAGGGCGGCGTCCTGCCCAACATCCAGGCCGTGCTGCTGCCCAAGAAGACCGAGAGCCACCACAAGGCCAAGGGGAAGTAAACCTACCTAAATACCTCTTTGTGCATCTAAAGTTTATTTTCCCATCCAAAGGCTCTTTTCAGAGCCGTCCACATTTTCAAATTAGGAAGCTTGTAACAAAGTGTTGCTTTTCTATTACGTAAGCCTTACACGGGCACGGGCTCTGGATAGTAAAATCAGTGTATCCATTGCAATAAATTGTGGCTGCTTAACTTGGACAGAAACCGGAGTATGGTAGGCAAGGTTCTAATACGTGAGGGGAAGCTAGTTAGTGATGGTAATGTTTGCAAAACCCTAGCTTTATGTAGATGGACAGGGGCCTCCATGTTCAACCATGTTTAGCGAGTAATACACCTACAGTGAGGAAACCAGAAGTAAGGGATAATTCAATGAACCTCCATGGGAGGGGTGGTAGCCTGGGATGCCGTAAGGCAAAAAAAGTATGGGACCGGAAATCGGCGCAGGCTGTTTCTATGCTGAAGTGAATGAAAGGAAATCCCAACATTTGTCACACGGTGGTGACCGCTTCGTCCCCGGGCCAGTCGTCTTACCTGTGGTTTCCCAGAGTGGATATAGAAAGGGGCTGTCCCCGCTATTCAATTCAGTTAAAGTAACCATCAGAAAACAAATTTGTTCTTAAGACGTGACCCTCCGTCTTGCGCTCCATTACGTGAGTCTCCTGAGCCAGAGTTAGCAtcttcccctgccccctggtTATGCCTTATTTGGAATCTGAGAGGAGTTGAAGCAGAACATCCTAAGGTTAATTTCTGGATTGGCTGACTACAACAAAGACCGGATTGGAATGTTTAATAATTTATCCAATCGGAGCCTCCAGTGGTCCACCAATCACGTCCTCAGCTTCAGCCAATGGTTTCATCGCGCGGGAGTTTTGAAAAATGCAAGACCAATCGGAACGGTTCTGAGTATATATAAGGGCAATGTAGTCTGCGAGACTTGGTAGTGTagtcttctctctgttttctcgAGATGGCTCGTACGAAGCAGACGGCGCGCAAGTCGACGGGCGGCAAGGCCCCGCGCAAGCAGCTGGCCACCAAGGCGGCCCGCAAGAGCGCGCCGGCCACCGGCGGCGTCAAGAAGCCGCACCGCTACCGGCCCGGCACGGTGGCCCTGCGCGAGATCCGGCGCTACCAGAAGTCCACGGAGCTGCTGATCCGCAAGCTGCCGTTCCAGCGCCTGGTGCGCGAGATCGCGCAGGACTTCAAGACCGACCTGCGCTTCCAGAGCTCGGCCGTCATGGCGCTGCAGGAGGCGTGCGAGGCCTACCTGGTGGGGCTCTTCGAGGACACCAACCTCTGCGCCATCCACGCCAAGCGCGTCACCATCATGCCCAAGGACATCCAGCTGGTGCGCCGCATCCGCGGGGAGAGGGCGTAAAGCTTCCCCCGCTAATTGAATTAACTCAAAGGCTCTTCTAAGAGCCACccactttttctctaaaattgcTGTAATTGTGTTCCCTCAATTTCGAGTCTTTTTTAAACCCGTTTTAAGTTGGTTCTTGGTGTTAAGGTGAGCTCTTAAAAGGTGGAGGTTTGGTACGTGATGTTTGCTCTTTTCCTGGGCTTTCAGTTGTGCCCTCCGCTCCTCCTTTCAGCCTCTCCCTATGTGCAGAATGCTTCGGTGTAAGTTTTCGCAAGTTTGGGCAATGACCGTTGCAAAACTAGTTCTGTGGACATGTTTGACTTCATGTCTGAAACTAATTTGCTCAATTCCCATGACTTGATAAAAGTGAAGTCTTGGTTCTCatgtaaaatcttagaaagatgCAGGCTGGTACTTGATTTCTATGGAATTcgattcagggtttttttttttttttaattaatgaaagacCGGCAGCGGGAAAACCAGCGTCCTCTCGAGCTCAATAAGGGACACtatcccaggacttgggatcatgacctgagccaaaggcagatgctcaactgctgagccacccggatgttACCTAGACTCAGGATTTCTAAGGAGCTTACTGGTAACAATTTAAGACCATTAATGACTTGTGTGGTCCTTGACTCTGCCTCTGTCCACCGGTGACATGGGCATCACTTGGGAGCTTGCAAAAGATGTAGATTATCCCATCCTGTCCTATGCAGGCCTAGTGAAAATTGACATTGTGTCACGTTCACCTCAGGTGGTTGACCTAACACTAGTTTAAGAAGcctattttcaaaagtatttttggGCTCATCAACAGAGGAACCTGTGACCTCTCCATAGGAATACTAGGAATAAGCATTTGCAAACAGCATGCTTATGTCACAGAATTAAATGATCTGTAAATCAATTGCACAAGAAAAGAACCAGGGAAGGTAGTTTCATCTAGAGATCAGGGACCTTGATATTGAGTGCACAGTACAACTGGaggttttataaaaaatatctgCCCGTGGGCCAGTCAGTGGCATTCTAATTGTAGCCTGGAGGGTAATCCCAGGCAATTGTAATCATTAAAACTCAGGCGTTTCCAACAGGTCGCTAGTCAAGAGCAGATGCTGCATAATACATTCCAATCTTGTGATTTGCTCCTATTGCTTTGACTGCAGGTTTAGCAATGATTTATCTGCAGAATCAGGCTTTCTGAGAGTGAGCTTGCTTTTGGAGGAAACATACTGCTCTTCTAAAGACGATTTCCTGGCTTGCTTGAGGACTATTAAATCTCTGCTATGAATCAAATAGTATCTGGTTTTTGTAGTAATTCCTGGGGACAGTGTTAATGTGAGTCTGTGATGAGAGATGGACCTGCTTTGGGCAATTGACAATACCAGGTTTTAAGGGATGCTACAAAGAGGAAGTTCCTGGCAGGCAACTTGTGGATACCTGTCTATCTTCACACTGGGCACACAGTCCTGTTTAGGTTTTCACCTATCTTTCTCCATggtcattatttatttatcagtttatattttccttctttcctagctattcttttcattttttttattatgtggcATTTCAGAATTATATGGAAGTAGAAACATTAGTTTAATAAACTCTGTGTGCCCTGCACCTGGTTTCAACATCATCAACACTAGCCAAATGTTTTATCTGTGTCTCTTCCACCCAGCTGCCTTGATCattggaaagaaaattttatccTTTTCgctctcaatattttaaaacatgtccaCCATTTTAAAACCTAATTAGGGTGCCATGACAATTTCCCCAACCAACCAACATTGGTTAGCATtgatggattttaaaattttggttacTCTTCATGTATTTGTTGATAGTTTGCAATGTGCCAGGTCCTGTTCTGCGCATTGGGAATATACTCCAACAATCCATTCAGAATTCCTAGCCCTTGAGGAGTTTACATGTGAGTCTAGGAAGGAGAGACAATAAAATCAGATATGTGTAGTATATTAAAtgcaagaaggagagaaataaagcTAGAATAAGGAGTGTTACGGGAAGGTGAAATTTGGATTAGGCTACCTATAAAGATGACATCAGCATAGACTTGAAATTAGTGGAGAGGGGAGGGTAAGGGGCCAGGTGGCTGCCTGGAGCGGGTGGAGCACAGCAGGAGGAGCACAGcaggaggagacacagagaagcaaaaagaagCCGGATCAAGGAGGGGCTTGTAGACTTTAGTTCTGAGATGTAAGGCCTTGAGAGGAGTTGAACATAGGAAGgaatttctgtgtttgtttcccaCTTAAGCAGGTTCTGCTCTCTATTTAGATAGTCTCAATAGTGCTCCAGTACAAAAAGGAGGGCCCTGCTTTATGCTCTTCAGACCTTGAAAATAGAAGCTGACCTTTAGcattttatatagagaaaaaagtctgaaaattAAGGGTTAAATGCCATTCATATCCTGGTACTTCATActcattagtgtttttttttttttttttgccacaggCAAAATGTTTACCCTCAGGTGACACCTTCCATTTATTTGGATTGCAAAATAAGGATTACAGATGCAAATGTCCTTAGGGTTTTAGGCAAGAAGTGCTTGTATCAGGAACAGGGGTGAGCTACCCTTCAGTACTTCACTGGCTCAGTCAGCGGCAGTGTTTCTGGAAGAATCTAAGGCCTCTGACAGCCAGCTGCAAGCTCTGGATAGCAGCTCAGTATCTGTTGTGTCATTTGCCCAATAGAGCTGTTAACAATACCTGCCTTGGGAACTGTCTAGGTAAAAGAGTCATGACTTCATTAGTTCAAAAGTGTAATTTGGGGGGcacaccagggtggctcattctgttaagtgtctacctttggttcaggtcatgattccaggatcctgggattgagtcccgcatcccctgcctactgctcccccttgcttgtactctcaaataagtaaataaaatctttaaaagataaatgaaaacaaagtataATTTGGTGTCTACATAggtcattttatttaatctacaCAATAACTCTGTGGCTTAGGGGCCATTAGTAGCCCAAATAaatgatgaagaaactgaggtgaaCTATTCACACAGTAGAATAATTCAGTCATGGACTTTATCTCTGGTACTAGAGAATGGATGACTGTTGCATGTTACCTGCATAGTTTAATTTtacttcatccatccatcaaaaactagagtgcttactatgtgctccGCATTGTTCTAGGTGCCAGAAACAGAGCAGTGAATAACTTGGGTAAAGTACCCTGTGTGGAGCTCACGGATACCGTCTTTGTGGGTGAcaggaaataaacaaatatagtATTTTGGTAGGTAACAAGATTAAAGggattggggcatctgggtgcctcagttggttaaatgtctgcctttggctcgggcagtgatcccagggtcttgggatccaccCTGTGTCCAGTTTCCTGCCCAGTGTGGTGCCTGCTTTTCTCTCCGCTTGCTGCTCTGCctacatgtgctctctctgtctctcaaataaataaaaaaaaatctttaaaagagagagagaaagagaaagagagagagagagagagagagagagaaagaaagagaaaacaggccAAAAGATTAAGGACTGCCAGAGAGTGGAGGCATGGGTAGTAGAGGGTTGTGGTTTTAAATAGGTTGAGTGGGGAAGATTTCACCACTAAGACGCCACTGAGCCGAGGCAGGAAGCTAAGAGGGAGACAGGAGACAGGTGTACACACACCTGTGAGAAGATCATTCCACAGAGAAGCTACAGTTGTGACTAAACAGATCCTAAGCTGGGAGAAAATTCGCGGTCATGGCCACAGGTCTGATGACCAACTAGATAGAACCAGGgttgtcttctgttttctcaagCTGGAGTTTCTAGGTAAATTAAGTATTGATGCacatgtttataatattttttaaaagtatgactCCATGTTCTTGAGCACACCCAATTTAGATGGTGATCCAAGAGGCAAGGGCAGGAATGGATAAGTGTTTATCTCATGGAGGTCTGCCAGCCTGTTTCAAGGACACCAGTAGTTAAGGAAAGAGTATTAACTACGtgataatttatttaagataCAAAGAGATCTGAGGTTCCAAATAATCACTGTCATCATTTTTCAGAAGAAAGTACATAAACAAACTGAGTAGTTCCACACCATGCCTCTGGTCACCTAGCTAGTAAACGATGAAACAAATTTCAGCCCAAGCTCTGGGCCTCAAATGCCTCcaattttaagcatattttattgCTCTTTTGTAGTTGTGtacattattattttctctacGAGACAATATTTCATGTCCTGGATAACAGAGACCATGCCTGGTTCACCTTTGTGCTTTGATGGAATGATACAGTTGAGTGATGTAGGTATTCATGACATGGGAGGCTTTGAGGAACACGTCTGGGTATTTTGAAATGAGAGAGCAGAGTTTTTTAGAACAAAAGGCAAGACTGGGTCTTTAGGAGGTTCAGTGCATGAAGAATGAGTTGAGACAATGAGTTGAATGAATTGAGAAAATCCACCAAgataaaaaaaacctaaaagccAAAACTGAGGCAGGTAGGACTGGGACTTGTCTACTAGATTGTTGGGCTGGAATGTCCATTAAAATCATTTGGCTATCACTGGACTCCCAACTCAGCCTGACTTTATTGACAGGCTGTAAGTCTGACCATATAGAAGCCTTCCTCCACTTTCCATCGTGTCTTCTTGGTCTCCCAAGCCTTGTACTGATTCCACCTAGCTCAATCACGATTCCCAATTGTGTTGAGCATCGTTCATCTGAAAAGGAAAATGTGCTCCTAACTAGACTtgtatcattttgttttctcctcaaCTAAAGCAAGTATTGCCAATATTTACAATTCATTTGTATTGTACCAGGAAACTCCAGTGTCTTACTGTAGATGTAAGAACTCATCAGTTTCCCTCCTGTCTTATTGATAATATTTGTAATTATCCACTTAGGTAGGAATTACCTACTTATAGTAGCTATGGCAGCGACTACCACACAGCTGTCCCCTGAAATGGGTTTTCCTTTCTTACACACTAATTAAACTCCCTGAGCTTCTTTTGTAGCTAGTGTGGCCATCGACTATTTTTGGCTGATGGTATATTAACAAAGGCAGATTTATGGCATCCTCAGGATTTCAGTAAATGGTGGGGGGTGTTTCCTTATCCTTTTCTCCTTCATTCAGGACGGAAAGTGAACAAGATAGCTGTAGCTGGAGTGGACATCTTGGACTACAAGGTGGAAGGGGTATGATACGACTGACAGCTAGATTCACTTGTAGGAAATGACCTTAATGTCTTCAGATACCAGATTACCACCAGGCAGGCCATTTCTGATGCACAAGGCCTCCCTTATAGGCTGACAGTTACATCCCAAGCAGCCATGCCTTTTATGTCGGTGTTGTCTGCAGACGGCAAATGTGGCTAAAGCAGAAGTCACCAGTGGGTGGACAATATAAGACTACATAAATACTGAATACCTCACAAATATTTGGTGTCTCACAAATATCTGGCGCTTCTTGGTTCTTTCGTCTTGTCCTATCTCTGTGAAGTCCACAAGCTCTACTTACTTTCTCTATGTGAAACATGTCTTCCAGGCACTAATTTATGATTTTTGGTAAATATAGCTTTTCAATTATGCCTGTATCTCATAAAATTCCTTGTTTATCTATTCAACACTTCTTAGAAGTTTCTTACTTAGGAATTACCTACCTAacatttcttatgttttattcatctgaTTAATTGGTCTCGTCTTGGTCCTCTATAGATTTTCATAGCAGAATATATTTGAGAATATTCTCAAATAATAGAGAAAACACACGttgcacacagagggagaggagttTTCTAAGGAGAGCAGGGCCCCATTCCAGGCCTGAGCATGAGAACTAGACTTTTATCGAGTTTAACCAGTGACTATTTTAGGTTGTTGGTCACTTCCAAGTGTATCTAATACTAACTCTTAGGTGTACATAAAAAATAGTCCTTAAGAGGATCAATGGACAAGATTTACTATCCTAGCATTCCTTTCTACATTTCAGTAAGATCTTACATTTTAGTAAGGTACAGCACTAGGACTTCTACAAAATCCCTGTGAACCAGATGAGACATGGccagatgaatatataaatacatcgCCCTTGTTAACTATAGTCCATAAATACAAACTCTGCATCTTTGTCTGCACATggattttcctttccttattgtctcctttttccttatCATTGTCTCTTGCTCCACCTTCCTTCCAGAATTGCTTTTCAAGATAAATCCATTCAGCTTTGGCAATGCTAAAGTGACCCTCAGAGGCTTACCCCTTCTGTTAAGGCTGTAAGATTACTATTTAAATGTCCATTCTAGAGTAGGAACCCTGTGAGGTCAAGGATTGTTTTTATCCTGCTCACTCTTTCCCAGGATCTCACTTTCTGAAATTTAACAGGCTCTCACTACCTGAACAAATAAACTCAGAAGTTCTAGTCCTTTCACTCAACATGTCCTTTAGGCAAGAATGTGAGGCGCATTCAGATCTATGATCCTGGAATACCAACTACCAACTaccaccctccctgccccacactcCATGATCCAACAGCGAAATGCCTGTAAGGGTGGACTTGTCAAAAGTGAGGACAGTAACTGAAGTGCTGTGGTTGAGATTAATCTCAAGGTATTTTGTATATCTATAGCTGTATTGTATTCTGTTAATGATTCCTATCAAGCCTCCTAAGGGAAGATTACTCAAACCTGGCTTCTTTGCTGGCTgccagacatttctccaatgagGAATTGTTCCCAGGCTGTTTGCTCTTGctgctttcccttcctcctcttacAAATCCAAGAGGCCTGAATGCTTCTATTACTTGCAGAATAGCCACAGTTGAGTAATTCAATAGTCTTTCTTTTCAGGAAGTCTTCCTCAACCTCTTCCATTTACCATGAAATTAGTTTCTCAACCTACCAAGTATACAGTATCCAATTTTCTGCTAAACAAAGTCTCAGACTCACCAAACAGTATACACTCTGGACAGGTTCGTCTATAAAGGATGCCAATATAAATTCAACTTGTCCGCACAACTCAAAAATTTTTCAGCTGTAAGCCCTGGCAAAAGCTTTGCCCGGAGTTAATTTCATCTCCTGAAACCCTAAACCCAGAGCAGTAGCTCAAACTGCCTTAGTTTGCAAAGGAAGTTTTTCTGCTCTGCACTTGCGGAGACCATCTCTGTTCCAGCAAAATAAGCTACTGAGGGGTACCaaggtggctcaagtggttgagcacttgcctttggctcgggtaatgatcccggggtcctgggattcagtcccacactAGGATCCCCTCAGGTAGCCTAGTTCTTTCAGACTAGGTCTCTGCTTCCGTCTCTCAtgaacagacttaaaaaaaaaaaggctacggAGAAAACATTAACAGGAATATAAAACTGagggagaaaaacattttaactttGGCAGATTTTCCTTATTACAATTCAGTATTAAAGCTCTTTACGTGAAGGAGTGAGTGGCTCTGAAAAGAGCCTTTGGGGTTGGGAAGGAGACGCTTACTTGGCACGTTTACTTGGAGCTGGTGTACTTGGTGACGGCCTTGGTGCCCTCGGACACGGCGTGCTTGGCCAGCTCCCCGGGCAGCAGCAGGCGCACGGCCGTCTGGATCTCCCTGGACGTGATGGTCGAGCGCTTGTTGTAATGCGCCAGGCGCGACGCCTCGCCCGCGATGCGCTCGAAGATGTCGTTGACGAACGAGTTCATGATGCCCATGGCCTTGGACGAGATGCCCGTGTCGGGGTGCACCTGCTTCAGCACCTTGTACACGTACACCGAGTAGCTCTCCTTGCGGCTGCGCTTGCGCTTCTTGCCGTCCTTCTTCTGCGCCTTGGTCACCGCCTTCTTGGAGCCCTTCTTCGGGGCCGGCGCGGACTTGGCGGGCTCAGGCATAATGCAAACCCTACACTGAAACCGAGGAAAGTGAAAGCAAAGGGCGGCATTGGCCTACTTTTATATGGCTTGTATGCAAATAACGGCTTAATGGGTCTTAATGCCTGATTGGAGCAAATCAAGCCAATAGAAACCTTTTATGCAAATAAGGTGAAATCCAATCTACTTTTTGATTGGCTGTTTATGTGGAAGCAACTCCAGTCTTTTCTCCATCAGAAAAAAGTTTTCGTTTTCAAAACAAAAGCTTCCTGTTTCGtcaataatacatatttatggcCCTTGTGTCTCCCTAGGTCCTGACCTAAAGAGACAGAAGCCTGTTATAAATTTATGACCCCATTTTCCTGCCAAATTGCAGTTCCCCAGATACTAAATACAGCAAAAAGAATACAAGAGttagctattaaaatattttaaaaattatgccatGGCATTTCTAGTTTGGTTTGATCAAAGTCGGCAAAATTTAAGCTTTCAGAATTAGAGGATCGTTACATTTCAACAGCGGTGCGATCTCTATGTTTCCTAGGAGAGGAGTGTCTGGAAGGAGTGCCAGTGTTAGTGTGTTCGGAGTTTTGGGATAGAGTGTTTCCACTGCTAAAATAAAGCGCTGCTTCAAAGTCAAACTTTGAGAAATGATAAAGGACGAGACTGGACTGGATCAATCACCTCTAGGCGCAGAGCTTCTGAAACCGCTCAGGAACTGTAAATTGTCATTCTAGTCTCTTCCCAAATTTAATCCCAAACAAAGGGATTAAAACAAGACCAATTAAGGTACTGCAAAACATGAAATACAGGCTAAACAAAGGACAGAGAACTCAGAGGATACAAAACACATTTCAACATGAGACTTTCTGAAGTGAAACCTGGGAGCCAATCACAAAGCCCATCAAGTTAATTCACGGCGCGGAATTTGAAGATTCGGACCAATCAGGAGGATGTTGCCTTTATAAATAGGAGCCGGCAAGTTCAACTGTGAACTCCCTTTGCAATTGGTGGTCATGGCTCGCACGAAGCAGACGGCGCGCAAGTCGACGGGCGGCAAGGCCCCGCGCAAGCAGCTGGCCACCAAGGCGGCCCGCAAGAGCGCGCCGGCCACCGGCGGCGTCAAGAAGCCGCACCGCTACCGGCCCGGCACGGTGGCCCTGCGCGAGATCCGGCGCTACCAGAAGTCCACGGAGCTGCTGATCCGCAAGCTGCCGTTCCAGCGCCTGGTGCGCGAGATCGCGCAGGACTTCAAGACCGACCTGCGCTTCCAGAGCTCGGCCGTCATGGCGCTGCAGGAGGCGTGCGAGGCCTACCTGGTGGGGCTCTTCGAGGACACCAACCTCTGCGCCATCCACGCCAAGCGCGTCACCATCATGCCCAAGGACATCCAGCTGGCGCGCCGCATCCGCGGGGAGAGGGCGTAAGTGGCCACGAAGAACGCAAGTTTTGAACCCAAAGGCTCTTTTCAGAGCCACCTTACAGGTTCGCTTGGATGAGCTGTACCTGGAGT harbors:
- the LOC140626390 gene encoding histone H2A type 1-E translates to MSGRGKQGGKARAKAKTRSSRAGLQFPVGRVHRLLRKGNYAERVGAGAPVYLAAVLEYLTAEILELAGNAARDNKKTRIIPRHLQLAIRNDEELNKLLGRVTIAQGGVLPNIQAVLLPKKTESHHKAKGK
- the LOC140626388 gene encoding histone H3.1-like, with protein sequence MARTKQTARKSTGGKAPRKQLATKAARKSAPATGGVKKPHRYRPGTVALREIRRYQKSTELLIRKLPFQRLVREIAQDFKTDLRFQSSAVMALQEACEAYLVGLFEDTNLCAIHAKRVTIMPKDIQLVRRIRGERA
- the LOC140626392 gene encoding histone H2B type 1-C/E/F/G/I, yielding MPEPAKSAPAPKKGSKKAVTKAQKKDGKKRKRSRKESYSVYVYKVLKQVHPDTGISSKAMGIMNSFVNDIFERIAGEASRLAHYNKRSTITSREIQTAVRLLLPGELAKHAVSEGTKAVTKYTSSK
- the LOC140626389 gene encoding histone H3.1: MARTKQTARKSTGGKAPRKQLATKAARKSAPATGGVKKPHRYRPGTVALREIRRYQKSTELLIRKLPFQRLVREIAQDFKTDLRFQSSAVMALQEACEAYLVGLFEDTNLCAIHAKRVTIMPKDIQLARRIRGERA